The nucleotide window gggacaatagacgtctattgggggtaatagagGTTTTAAGAAAAATCCGGTAGGCGGTGCCTGGTGAAGGGAATCCGGTAAAAGTTGGCTGGAATCTGGTGATAGTTTTAagagactgtgagggacaaatgcatcttaaccacatgtattaaatataaaagcagaaattataataatttaaaactgtgcatttatttttagccgtcagattcacttgttccTCACAGTCCCATAGGTGAGCAGGCCTTTGGAGAAGatttccttagagtgttttaggtaaaagggaattaaaaatacttaatggagtaagtgggaaaaaaattcataaaaatggggtaaatggacaaaaaccctaaattttttaGAGGGataatttatgtaattttgcCTTTGATGGTAGGAATGGAATTAGAATACCACCCTTACTAGGTAATTCAATTCAGGCTTTATGAGAGAGTCAATTTCCAGTCaaatctcattttttatttcctttccaatCTCTAATTACAAACAAACAACACCTCTAcatggaaaatgaaattaattctcATTCCATACTATGATTTCCTGCCATCCAAACGGGACCTATGTGTTTTTGAATTGACATCTGTTTGAAacacacatatttttttttcatttttttttgttatgtctAACTGACATCATACCTCACATATGCCAAGCCCAAGTTAATGTCAGCTGCAATCATCAGTGAGGCTCGCAACCTAAACTAAGGATTaagggaatatatatatatatatatatatatatatatatatatatatatatatagtgttgtCCTGCATTATAAAATTGAGACCTTATAAAAGGGATTATAAGAGTTTATGCCTCTCCACATAGATTGGATGTCCAAATTTCTTCATTATATTGGGTTGGTCACACGTACTCTAAGTCACCAAATATAAGTTTATGTATTTAGCTCAAAATTTAATTATACGTGAGTGTATGTGTGAGAGTGTCAAGTGTTATACTCCGTAGTAGAAAAATTGAGACATTGCAAATGAGCTCATAAAGATTTGGGTTTCGAATCCACTTATTGTCAATTTAATGCTCATATTTCTTTCATCAGAGATTGAAGTAATATGAAATCTGACCAGGGTGGGGATATGTGAAAATTAACTAGTTTGATCAGTATATGTTGGGGTCCATATGCGTAATGACAATCAGAGAGATGTTTTAGCCTTTTAGGTACTTTTTGATAATCTGCTATGATTCGTGTTTTGGTGGCTTAGTTGTCTCGATCCTGTGTTCTCTGGCAGTGCCTTTTTCCGGTGACAACTGCTACATCAGTTGACACGTGCTTTGGGTTTCTGGTTGGGCTGGGCTTTGTTTGTCGgtctgtttcttttgttttcgtgCTTGTTTATGCTTGCCCATGTTTGGGCATTTGTTGTAATCTTTGTTCCAAAAaccaaggtaaaaaaaaaaaaaatcagtcaaGCGTCGGTGTTTGGAGCGTTGGGCTAGCCTGAGGCTTCTCCATCCCGAGTTTCCTCTAATTAGGCCGAACAATTCGGCTGGCCAACCTAATTTAGTGTTACTAAAGATTAAACTATTGAAAAGTATGGGCCGCCTCACGTCTCAAAACCACTATTTTGATTTCTTCTCAATAGTCAATACCATTGATCACATTGTCTTCCAATCGGTCAAAATACTCTAGAACATTGACATCTATTCATCGACATCCTTGACGttctatttcttttttaattgaaaatcTAATTGGCAACCAATTCTCAACCTAAAACGCTACTTTCTTCCTTCTTACGTATGTATGACGAGAGAGTATTCAGAGCActgccgtgcacttgcaccaacacaaATAAATGGTTAAATTGCactaaatacactttttgtttattaaaaataaagttgataataaatattaaaggttgagattattttataagggttgagtcacttgcaccgtcggtgcatagaataatttcaaATGTATGACATTGCAACTCTTGTTGGCAGCATTCACTAATTCGGAACTTAATTTGAAAATGATATTTTGACTTAAATTAGCGAGTCCTTAATAACCAACGAATGACAAATGTTTTTCTTGGAAGTCGATGAGTCGATCCTCATGGAATATGAGATTCTATACCATTTTTTGATGCTACACAGAGATTTCATTACCTTTAGTCGGAAAATTCGAACCAAAAGAATTAAAACCGTGCATGTACCACTAACTCATGAAGACTAATTATAGCCCAGAAAGTAGTTAGGCGTGAAAAGCTGACCCGTGGTCTATTTCTTTCCATACACGCCTTCGATTTCCTCGGTTGGAGTCTGAGATTTCGTCGGAGTCTAAATACGCGTAATATTAACTCACAATAAATAGAGACGTCTCATTGAGAAAATACCTTCCTTTCCTTGTTCTGTTCTATCTCGCATTCCTTTTCGTTTCTTTGTTCTTgcgggagaagaagaagaagggattcTGAAGAGATCAGATATCTTCTTCTCTCTGCGGCTTCAACATGTCTAGCAGATGGATCAGGCCCGAGGTACCCTTTACgtacctctctctctttcaatcATTTGTTTGGTAGATGGCATAGAATTCTTTGGCTTTGCTATGTATCTTATTCTGTTAACTTGGCATGGAACTTATTccctgcatatatatatatatatatatatatatatatatatattatatttgtgGATGAGGAAGTGAGACTATAGCCTTTTTCTTTGGCTTGTGTTATAGTTCAAGTTCAACCATAAAACTAACCCTTGGGTACGTTGGAGTGAAAAATTTAAAATGGTTAAATCAGGTAGTGGTTGATTGAGTTGTGATTTATAAGAACTAGGGCCTTTGATTTGAATTGTTCTTATATCAGGTAAGTTGAAAACTTGGGGTTCGTTTGAATGATGAATATGCTACATACTAGACGACCAAAACTGCTAGATTTTTGAATACCATGCGAGATTTAGGTTTCGTTTTGATGTGCTGTGGTTAGATATAGCTACGTTAATTAGTATAGAGAAAAGAGGAGGTAATGGATGATTTGAAATCAGTAATGTAATGTTATCTGAAATCCTTCCGTAGATTTCTCTACCCCAAGGGGGGCCTTTTTCTTATATGAAATAATGTTCTGTAAATATTGATTGTGCTTTTAGTGATTTGATTTGCTCTTCATGTTGGATATATGTAGGTGTACCCACTCTTTGCAGCAACTGGTGTAGCTGTTGGTATCTGTGCAATGCAACTCGTTAGAAACATCACGAGCAACCCTGAAGTGAGGTACATATATCTGTTATTTATATGTTATACTCTATTCTGCACAAGGAAAAGTGGCGCTACCATACTGAAAAAGCCTACCAAATCCTATTGCAAGTCAACGTGTAAATCTAATTTACGTAGCTTCTTAGTGTAGCAGAGTAATATATCACAATTTGGCTAGAGTGATTCAAAATCTTGGGATTTAGTGACATTTATAAGATGACAATCCTTGGTTAGATTACTACAATTCTTACATTTCAGGATTTGGAATTTAGAATAAAGAAGACAAATGAATCTGCTTCATCATCCAGTGCGTATAGTTATATCAAATACATCTTATCTAATGTTTCTCAATTTTCCCAACGAATTCAGCCTCATTCTCAAATACAAATCTCTCTTTCTGAAATTGCCTTAATCAAATGGAGCATTAGACAATATCTGATGTCAATTTAACTAATCCTCAGTGTCTCATATCTTGTTGCAGGGTTTTAAAGGAGAACAGAGCTGCTGGAATTCTAGACAACTTTGAAGAGGGTGAGAAATACAAAGAACATGGACTTAGGAAGTTTGTTCGCAAGAGAAACCCCGAGATCATGCCATCCATCAACAAATTTTTCTCAGACCCAAACTAAAAAAAACCATGAGATTCGTCCACAGATTTTCGCAGATTGAACAATTGAACTTAGATATCGGCTTGAATCTGTTTTGCAATGTAGGACCAATATTTGTTCTTATGAAAGGGTTATGAGACAATTGTAATGCACTAAAAGTTGCCAAATTGTTGGGGGTATGATTGACCTCATTGATAAATAAAGTTCAGTTCCATATTTTCTAATATATGGCTGCTCATGATAAGTGCCTGCTACTTTTCTTGTCTCATCAGTATCGAATGACGTTTTTTTAGGGGCTCATTCTGTCAATGGCGTAATCAACACCTACTAGTCGCATAATAGTACTTAAATTACAGGTTTAATTACCATAGATAATTATTTGGTCATGTATGTAATGGTTACCGGTTGCCTTCACCCTGAATCATTTCATCAAACATTTGTTAAACTTGTTTGTAAACACAGGTTGATCTCCAGAAGCTTAGAATGCTACATTTCTAGGAATAGCTTTGTCGTAAAGATCACCTTTGTCAACAGCTTTCTGGGAACTTATTTGGACCATTTCTCGATTATGCGTGTCATCCTTGCGTAGGGGCCTTGCTAATCTTCTCTTCCAATTTTATCAGATGTCCCCAACGGGACAAGATTACATGGGATTCCGAAGTATATAAGGATAGGTGATTTTGGAAATTATTGTTGCTCTTAAGTAGGCCATTCATTTTCATTAATTCAATCTCTTAAACAACAGAAGGTGAAATAAGCATAAAGTCATAACTACATTCCCCTATTTGTTAGTTGTTACTGAGTTCAAATCTTGTCATCTAACTAAGTAATATTGTTTTGGATCTTCTCAATTTCAGTTGACTATACATTCGACACTGACAATTTCATCTCAAGAACTGAATTGTTCTTCCTCTTGCTTCTGTACGTATGTCACTGACCAGATTACTGTTACCATAGTTGATATCATAAATAATCTTTTTATATctggattttcattttggtttgCCTACATTCAAACCATAGTTGATATCATAAATAAACAGTAATATGATCAGCCCGAATGTTTTTTCATATATTGGCTACCATGGCTTCTAGTTCATAATGAGAGAGGCATAAAACTTGTTTAGCCTCAGGTCAAGCCAATGAAAATCCTGATAAAGTTCTTGGTGTTGTAAAGTAATAGATCAAAATGGCTAGAGTGATTCAAACTCTAGGGATTTGGTTAACATTATAAGATAACATTGCTTTGGTTAGACTACTACATGCAATTTAATTATACATgtcaatatttgaaaattagaaggaaaaaagaataaaagaaatggATTTCAGTTGAGGTACTAGCAAGCAATGTGTTAGGATTCAAACTATGCAAGgaagataaagaagaaaatttgcagagaaatACTGGAAACGCAGAAAGTagtttttaattcattttcagAGATGCCTGTCAAAATGGCTGTAGATATAGCTGTGATGTTGTCCTCTACAATTCAGCTGATCAACACGTGGCTGCAAGGACCACAACTGATGGACTAGTCATCATGGTCTACTACTTTGACAAAATACTAGTGGGCTAGCTAGACTAAATGGGAATAAAATAAGGTTGAGCTGCAACAAGtgctctcccccccccccccccccccccccccccccgagtaAAAGCCTGTCCTCAGGCGTAAAAAGCTGGAAATTTGGCAGCAATAACTCGTGCATCTTCCCAGGTTGCATCTTCTTCTGGCATCCCATGCCATTGAATCAGCCAGGTGGTGATCCGGTGACCCTTCTTTGTTCTGAACCCCATGTCAAGGACCTTCAATGGCTTCCAGGATACGTCACCCTCCAGATCGAATTGTGGCAGAGTGGAAGATATGGGGATGCCATCTCCAATTCGCTTCTTGAGTAGAGAGACGTGGAAGACCGGGTGAATTTTGGAATTTGCTGGAAGGTGAAGGCGGTAAGCCGCAGCTCCGATCCGTTCCACAATCTGAAATGGTCCATAATATCGAGGTGAGAGTTTGTTTGAACTGCGTTTAGCCAATGACTTCTGTCTGTAGGGGTGAATCTTCAGGAAAACCCAATCACCTACTATGAATTCCTTCTCAGTCCTTTTTTGATCCTTAAATTGTTTCATTCTGTTTTGGGCAAGTGCCATATGTGATTTGAGGCTGAGAAGCAAGTTATCTCGATTTTGCAGAGCCTTATCGACTGAGTGCACCTTTGTGGTACCCGGGATGTACTTCAAAACAGACTGAGGGGGCTTCCCATATAATGCTTCAAAATGTGTCATTTTGATTGTTGAGTGGAAGGATGTATTATGCCAAAATTCCGCCCAATGTATCAGATCCTTCCATGAAGAAGGCTTATCGAAGAAGAAAGACCGCAGGTAATGTTCAAGGAAATGGTTGACTACCTCTGATTGGCCATCGGACTGGGGGTGGCAAGTCGAACTGTGGCAGCTGAGTGCCTTGGAGTTTGAAGAAGCTTGTCCAGAAATGGCTCAAAAAATCGGGTCTCTGTCACTGACAATTCTCTTAGGCAACCCATGAAGTCGAAACACCTCTTTCATGAAAGTTTCAGCAAAGTTTCAGCAATTTGAGATGCTGTAAATGGATGAGTGACAAGGATGAAGTGGGCATACTTAGAAAGACAATCCACAACTACCATTATGGCATTGGAGCCTTTTGAATTCGATAATCCTTCAACAAAGTCCATTGAAATATCTTCCCAAGTATCTTCTGGTATTGGCAGGGGTTGTAAGAGTCCTGGTGGATGGATTGATTTGTATTTTTGTCTTTGACATTGATCACAAGAAGCTACAAAGAGTTTGGTTTCTTTCCTCATTCCCAGCCAAGCGAAGTTGCGAGATAGACGAGCTAGAGTTCTCAAGTAGCCGTAGTGGCCTGCTTGAGGTGAAGCATGGAACTCGTGGAGGATTTTGGCTCGCCATTCAGAAGAAGCAGGTACATAGATTCGGTTTTTATACATTAACCGGCATGAAGAATGGAAAAGTTGGACTTTGTTTTCAATCCTTGGTTTAGAGCCTGGATGATGGAGTTGGCTTCTGAGTAGTTGAGGCAAGCCTTGTCAATAAGCTGAATGCTATCGAAGAGAGGGGCTGTGACAATCTAAATAGCCATTAGCTCATGTTGGCGTGACAAAATGTCAGGTACCTTGTTCAACGTTCCTGCCCTGTATTCGATAATGTAATTGTACCCCATGAGCTTTGCTAGCCATTTATGTTGTGCTGGTGTTGAGATCCTTTGATCCAAGAGGTGCTTTAGTGTCTGATGATCAGTTTTGATAATAAAAGGCGCTACTACAAATTTCCCCATTAGCACCCTTTTTTTAGCCACTAAAAAGTCATCAGTCCCAAAATGAATATATAAAAGAttggtgagttttttttttccctctcactGTTCTTCAGTGTGTATAGTACACAGTAGATGCAAACGTATGACACTGTTAATGGGGTCAAAACTGTAAAAACACACATGCTTTTAATCCTTTTATCAGCTATAGTGATCTATGATAGCCGTCGGATCAGTTTCTTTGCTGATCGAACGCTTAATTGACACAAAGTCCCTTTCCTTCTGATCTCTATTGAGACTCAAGCGGAACCCGAAAACCAGGTCTAGTTTGTCTTcccctctgtctctctctttctccccttCAGAGTTCAAACCTGAACTAGATCTAGTTTTTTCTTCCCTCACTTTAGTTCGATTTctgatctctctcctctctagtaTTTTCTCTTCTAGGTGACTGCTTGCGCGTCTGAACTCGGCGAGACATGCGAATGGCT belongs to Rosa chinensis cultivar Old Blush chromosome 4, RchiOBHm-V2, whole genome shotgun sequence and includes:
- the LOC112198071 gene encoding uncharacterized protein LOC112198071, with product MSSRWIRPEVYPLFAATGVAVGICAMQLVRNITSNPEVRVLKENRAAGILDNFEEGEKYKEHGLRKFVRKRNPEIMPSINKFFSDPN